TTGAAACCGCTTTAAAACAAGACGATTTTGAACAATTATACAAAGAGATGAACAATACAAATGTTGTAAAAGATATTTTAAAAGGCATACATTTATAAAAATACAGCTATGACAAATCAAAACACATTTAAAAACTGGTTAGAAGCTTTCAATCTTGAACATCCTCTGGTCATTGCTGGACCCTGTAGTGCAGAAACCGAAGATCAAGTACTTAAAATTGCTCATCAACTTAAAAACACAGACACCTCGGTAATGCGTGCTGGCATTTGGAAACCCCGAACCAAACCAGGTAACTTTGAAGGCGTAGGTAAAATAGGCTTAGATTGGCTCAAAAAAGCCAAAGCCGAAACCGGACTCAAAATCGCTACCGAAGTGGCTAACAAAACTCATGTTGATTTAGCACTTGAAGCCGATGTTGATGTGTTGTGGATTGGAGCACGAAGCACCGTTAGCCCATTTATCGTTCAAGATATTGCCGATGCCTTAAAAGGTACAGATAAAATTGTATTGGTCAAAAACCCTGTCAATCCAGATTTATCACTTTGGCTCGGAGCAGTGGAACGCCTACATAAAGCTGATATCCCAAATCTCGGTGTCATTCATCGCGGATTTTCGACTTACGAAAAAACCCGATACCGAAACAACCCTGAATGGCAACTGGCGGTAGATTTACAAAATGAATTTCCAGATTTGCCTTTAATTGTCGATCCATCGCATATCGCTGGACGACGCGATATTATTTTTGATATTTGCCAGACTGCACTTGACCTTAATTACGATGGTATCATGGTAGAAACGCATCATTTGCCAGATGAAGCTTGGAGTGATCTTGCTCAACAAATCACGCCTGAGGCTTTAGACCAAATGACTAAAGTTTTAAAAATAAGAAAAGAACACAGTGAAGCGAATGAATTTAAAAACAAATTGAATACCTTAAGAACCAAAATTGATGTAATTGACCATCAAATTATCAATCAATTGGGCAAACGTATGAAAATTGCTGATGAAATTGGAACACTGAAAAAGAAAAATAACGTTGCTATTTTACAAACCAAACGCTGGAATGAAATTTTAGATAAAATGATAAAGGAAGGTACTGAAAATGGATTAAGTGAAGATTTTGTGACTAAATTTCTCAAAGCTATTCACCAAGAGTCCATTGCACATCAACATAAAGTTTTGACAGGAGATAAAAAATAAAACGATTTAGGTTATAGCTTTTTCCTTAGTAACTAAAACACCTCGTATCCATTAGTGAATTAGTGGCTTTGAGTAAATCCCTTTCGATTTATGTTATATTTTATTTGCAGGTTTATGCTTACGATAAATGTCAGCATTTACAAACCCCGAGATAGAAAATGACCATTGATTTTCATTTTTTAAGATGTTAAAATCAGCCACAAAGATATATTTTAACATTATTTTGCATAATTTATTTTAAATTTACTCTAAAAAGTACCTTGTTATGATGTTAAATTTAAATGCCCTTAACTTACCTTTAGGCCAATTTATCATGGTCTTAGAAGAAGATGGCCAAATTATAGACCAAAAACACCTCATAAAAGACTAAACCTATGAAACTTTTAATTCGCTTTTTATTATATATAGTTTTATTGCCGAGTTTAACCGCCCAGACCTATACCTGGGAATGGGCAGAACGCGGGGGAGGAAAACGGAATATAGCTGGCGGTGGCTCTATTGCTTATTATAGTAGTTATGAACACATTAGAGACATTGTAATAGATAGTAACAACAACTATTATTATCTGGCTACAGTAGGCAATGACCAAAGCACTTATGGCGACTTACCTATTACCACCTATGATGATGGCAATTCTGAACGCGATGTATATGTGTTTTCTACCGATGCGCAGGGCAATTTTAGGTTTAGTAAGACCATTGGTGGTGGGTTTTGGAGTGATTTTCCGGGATCTTTAGCCATAGATGCTCAGGATAATATTTATGTATCTGGTAGTGCACCTGCATCAGTACAGGCTAACGATACACCAGTTCATTTTGATACGGATAGTATTATGCCTATTGGCTCTTTAAACACGCCTTCACCAGCCAACAAAAACCTCTATACGCTAAAGTATGACAGTGGGGGTAATTTTCAATGGTTACGTCAACCCCAATCGCCCAACCTATCTTGGGTTGACATATTTCCAGAAACTCAACATTTCGACATGGATGTGGCACCAGATGGCACAGTGCATTGGTTTTGTAGGATATGGCTAGGAAGTCATTTAAACGGGAATTTGGTTGTATCAGATAGCATGACAGCAGGTCAATCGGTTATTATCCGCTATGATACCCAAGGCAATTACCTCTCGCATATCTTGTTAGATTTTGACCTTGATGGCTTTGATGGTTTTAACGTCTCTATGGATTATGACCCCGTTAATAATCGGTATTATTTGGCTACTCATCGTCTCACAGGAAATTCATCGCTCTCTTTTAATGGAGTGCTTGCTCCTACTACTTTTTTATTGGCTTTAGATACTTCTGGTACTCTTCTATGGCGAGAAGATAACGTAAGTAATGATAATTCTCCTGGAATGTTAATAACAGATGTTAAAGTAGATAACCAAGGTGATATATTTATTACTGGAAAAGTTAACAGCGGTAATGTTTTAAATAATTCTAACGATGGAGAATCCTTTGCTGGTTATGTTTTTGATCAAGCACTAGACAGTGGTCTTGGAACTACAGGTTCTTACTTGCTTAAACTCAATGCCCAAGGTAACCTATTATGGGGAAGTAACACAGATACCTTTTCATTTTATCCCGGAAGAAGTATTTCTTTTTTTGACAATGAAGTTGTTTTGGGTTTAGGACTTGACAATAACACCACTTGGGATGGGTTTAGTGTAGGCGGTAGTGGATATGAAGCCTCGTTGGTGCGCTTTGATAAAGCTACGGGAGCGGTGATAGAAGTTATAAAAACCAATAGCGGTACAGCCAATGCCGAGATTACCGCCGTAGCCGCAGACCAGTTGGGCAATTATGTGGTTGGCGGGTTTACAGAAAGCGACCTGTTTGTTAACGACAACACTATGCCAACCCTGACCAAAACAGGTGGAGTCGCAGATTTCTTTACTGCTAAGTTGGCTTGCCAAAATTGTAATTTAAGCACAGATAACCCCAGTGCAAGTCCAGATATGGTTTTGTATCCCAATCCCGCAAGGGCACAATTTAGTATAAAAAGCCAGCGACCTTTATCGCGTTATCAAATTTTTGATGTGCAAGGTAGAAATATCCAACACGGTCAACTCAACGCCAATCCCATAGACATCTCAAGTTTAGAAAACGGCGTATATCTCATTAAAGTTATAAGCCAAAACCAACATACGCAGGTGCTGAAGTTGGTGGTGGAGTAAAGTCGTGTTTTAAAAAATATATATCTAAAACTAAACAATTCATATTCTATACAAGGCCTACCAACGAATTAATCCATTATATCTATATTTACAGCCTTTAATAATCAAGTCAATTCGTGAAAGGCATCGTTTATAAATCTACTGGCAGTTGGTATCAGGTTAAAACGTCTGACAATAGCTTTTATAATTGCAAACTGAAAGGCAAAATTAGACTTCAGGGGCTAAAAAGCACCAACCCCATTGCAGTAGGCGATAAAGTCGATTTTGAAGTCATAAAAGACGGCGATGAGACCATTGGTATCATCAAAGCTATTGAAGAACGTAAAAATTACATCATTCGCAAATCGGTTAACTTATCTAAGCAAACCCACATTATTGCGACCAATATAGATTTGGCATTTTTAGTCATCACGCTCAACAATCCTGAAACCACAACTACGTTTATCGACCGGTTTCTCGCTTCTGCAGAAGCTTTTGATGTGGAATGTGTTTTACTGTTCAATAAATTAGATACTTTAGACCAAAACGAATTTGGCGAACTTAAATATTTAGCTGAAATTTATCGTGAAATTGGTTATCACCGTATTGGTATTTCGGCGTCAACTGGCAAAAATTTAGATCAAGTCAAAGCCTTGATGATTGATAAAATCAGCGTGTTTGCAGGTCATAGTGGCGTTGGTAAATCGAGTATTATCAATGCTATGGATGCCAATATTAACATCAAAACCAAAGCAATTTCAGAGCAACACGCCCAAGGTCAGCATACCACAACCTTTGCCGAGATGCACGAAACCCATTTTGGAGCAAAAATTATTGACACGCCAGGCATTCGCGGTTTTGGAATGATTGATATGGAAAAAGAAGAACTCAGCGATTATTTCAGAGAATTTTTTGCTTTGAAATCAGAATGTAAATTTCATAATTGTCTGCACATCAACGAGCCTAAATGTGCAATCAAGCAAGCTTTAAATCACGATATTATAGCGTTTTCAAGATATAAAAGCTATTGCCAAATTTTAGAAGAACTCGACGACCAACAACAAACTTTTCGTAAAAACCCTTATGCCGATTAAATTATGAGAGTGATTTTACAACGTGTAAAACAAGCTGAAGTCAAGGTTAAACCCGATTATCATGCTGAGATACAAGAAGGTTTATTGATATTTTTAGGCATAGCAGATGAAGATACGCAAGACGATATTGATTGGTTGGTTCGGAAAATATCGAGAATGCGTTTGTTTAGTGATGAAGCTGGCAAAATGAATCTCAGCCTTTTAGATACAGGTTTTGAAGCCATGGTAATCAGTCAATTTACGCTTCATGCTTCTACAAAAAAAGGCAATCGCCCCAGTTTTATTAAAGCCGCAAAACCCGAATTAGCAGAACCACTTTACGAAGCCTTTGCTAATACCTTAGAACAAAACCTTAATAAAGAGGTGAAAACTGGCATTTTTGGAGGAGATATGCAAGTTACTTTAACCAATGATGGACCAGTGACGATAATTATGGATTCAAGAGATAAAGTCTGAAATTTGATGTTCTCGTTTTAATTTAATTTTCATGTGCTAAGTTTAATTCAGCACAACCCTTTGACAACAAGAGTTCAAACTGAAAGCGTAGATTGTTTCTCAAACCTGTATTAGCTCATCCACTATAAATTAAAAAAATTAATTCTATTCTATTTAGGGTCATAATGCCAAATGCATTCAAATGTGTTATAAAGAAAATTTTAACTTGAATAAAAGTAATTTAAATATTGAGTTCAAAATATTAAATAATTGATAATTAAAGCAATTAGGTTTGCAGACTTATAATAATCTGTAACTTTGTAAAAAAAATACATAATTTATGAGTCAAGTTAAAGACAAAGACACTGTAAAAGTGCATTACACAGGGAAATTAACATCAAATGATCAAGTATTTGACAGTTCTTTAGAACGTGAACCTTTAGAGTTCACTTTGGGTCAAGGTATGCTAATACCTGGATTTGAAAAAGGAATTATCGATATGAAAGTTAACGAAAAAAAGACATTAAAAATAAACAAAGACGAAGCTTATGGCGATGTACGCGACGACTTATTCCATAAAGTTAGCAAAGAACAACTTCCAGAAGAAATCAAACCAGAAGTTGGCATGGGATTAGTTTCAAAAAACCCAGATGGGAGTGAACAACAACTTCGCGTAGCCGCTGTAAATGACGACCATATTGTAGTTGATGCCAATCATCCACTTGCTGGCCATGACTTAACCTTTGAAGTTGAAGTTGTAGAAATCAAATAATTTATAATTTTGTTTTTATAATATTAAGCCGTCTTCACAGACGGTTTTTTTATTAAATGAAATAGGAGTTCTATAAATTTAAATTTAGATTTGCATTCCATTGGCTCTGTAGTTCAACGGATAGAACAAAAGTTTCCTAAACTTTAGATCTAGGTTCGATTCCTAGCAGAGCTACTGTTTTAATTCAATTATAAGATAAACTCTATAAATTACAGACTTAACGTGAGTTTGATTTATTGAAAGCTGTAAATCAGATGATTACATATTTTTGTTAGCAAATTTTGTTATTTCGAACGAAGAAAGAGGAGAAATCTCATGCTTCGCTCTATCGACATGGCAAATGATTAAATATCTGTATTTTATGTGAATATATTTTATTGGAATTTATATCGAACTCACGTTATAGTAAACTCAAATATAACAAAGAACGCCTTAGAAACTCTAAGACGTTTATATCAATTTATGAAGCTTATTTTGCTAATGATTCATTTCTTCTTCTCCTTCTTGTAAAGGCACATTTTGTGGAACAAAATCTTGACCAGCAATCACATAGTCACTTTCGTCTGAATTAAGTTTACTGTAATCGTAAGACCATCGATAAACCGTTGGCAAATCACCATACCAGTTGCCGTGAATGTGTTCTACTGGTGCAGTCCATTCTAAGGTATTTGCTTTCCACGGGTTCTGTGTTGCCCGTTTACCGTAGAAAATAGAACTGATGAAGTTGTAAATAAACACAATTTGAGCCGCAGACGGTGATAAAAGCAAACACAGAAATCAAAACATTGGTATCGGCCAAATCATCAAAGTATGGAAAAGCGGTGTTGGCATAGTAACGTCTTGGTAAACCTGCCATTCCAATAAAATGCATAGGAAAAAACACACCATAAGCACCTACAGCAGTCACCCAAAAATGGATGTATCCTAAGTTTTTGTTCATCATGCGCCCAAACATTTTTGGAAACCAATGATAAACACCAGCAAACAATCCATATAGTGCAGAAATACCCATCACTAAGTGGAAGTGTGCAATAACGAAATAAGTATCGTGAACGTTGATATCTAAGGTGCTATCACCCAAAATTATACCTGTCAATCCACCTGTAATAAAAGTAGAAACCAATCCTATGGAAAACAGCATAGCGGGATTAAATTGTAAATTTCCTTTCCACAATGTGGTAATATAATTAAAAGCTTTAACAGCTGAAGGAATTGCAATTAGTAAAGTTGTAAATGTAAACACAGATCCTAAGAAAGGATTCATCCCAGAAACAAACATATGGAGACCCCAAACTACGGTAGATAAAAAGGCAATTGCTAAGATAGAAACAATCATTGCACGGTAACCAAATATCGGCTTACGAGCATTAGTGGCAATAACTTCAGAAGTAATACCTAAAGCTGGCAAAATAACAATATAAACTTCTGGGTGACCAAGAAACCAAAATAAGTGTTCATACAAAACAGGTGAACCACCTTGGTGTGCCAAGACTTCACCTTGAATATAAATATCACTCAGAAAAAAAGATGTTCCAAAACTTCTATCCATCAACAACAACAAACCTGCTGATAACAAAACAGGGAAAGAAACAACACCTATGATAGCTGTGACAAATAATGCCCAAACGGTTAAAGGCAATCTTGTCATAGACATACCTTTGGTTCTCAAATTTATAACTGTAACAATATAATTAAGCGAACCGAGTAAAGATGATGCAATAAATATAGTCATAGACACCAACCATAAAGTCATTCCTAAACCAGAACCGCCAATAGCTTGCGGTAGAGCACTTAAAGGTGGATAAACCGTCCAACCCGCAGATGCTGGACCTGCTTCAACAAAAAGAGATGAAATCATTATGACAGCCGATAAAAAAAACAGCCAATACGACAACATATTCAGGAAGCCTGATGCCATATCGCGAGCTCCAATTTGAAGCGGAATGAGTAAATTACTAAACGTACCACTTAAACCTGCTGTCAAAACAAAAAATACCATAATAGTACCGTGAATGGTAACCAAGGCTAAGTAAATGCCTGGATCCATCACACCATCTGTTCCAAACTTGCCCAGAAGTGCTTCAAATATCCAAAAGTTTTCACCAGGCCACGCTAATTGGAGTCTCATAAGCAGAGACATTGAAATACCAATAAAACCCATAATCAGACCTGTAATAAGATATTGCTTAGAAATCATCTTATGGTCTATACTAAAAATGTATTTTTCTATAAATGACTGTTCATGATGGTGATGTGCATGATCTTCCGCATGCTCGCCTGAATGTGCTGTTGTTGCTATTGCTGACATCTTTAAATTGTTTCTTTAATTATTGTTTAGCTAATAATTCTCCAAAAGTTTGTTGCTCTTCAATCCATTTGTTGAATTCTTCTTCTTCTTCAACGACTATTTTCATTTGCATATTGTAATGTGTAACACCACATATTTTATTACAAAGCAAGTAGTATTCAAATTCATAATCATCTAACTCAGAACGACCTTCTGCAATTAATTTTTTACTTCTTTCGTCGCGTATTTTGTTTATGCGTTTCACTTTCTCCAACATATAATCGCTATTTCTAATTTCATTAGAAGTTATTGTAGGTGTAAACCCAAACTCTGTAATCATACCTGGGACAACATTCATTTGAGACCTAAAGAAAGGGAAATAGGCAGAGTGCAAAACATCTTGAGAACGGAATTTAAAAATCACAGGTTTGTTGACAGGTAAGTGCAATTCGTTAACAATTACATCGTCTTTGCCATATTCATCCGTCTCATCAACACCGAGTTGATTGACGCCTTCTATAAATCTTACATTTGCTTTGCCGAGAACATTGTCTTGACCAGCATAACGAGCTCTCCAATCAAATTGATAAGCGTATATTTCTACAACCATAGTATCTTCATCTTGCTTTGGATTCATAATTTGAGTCCAAGAAACAAGTCCGTAAATGATTAAACCTGCTAAAACAACAACAGGAATTACGGTCCAAATAAACTCTAAGGTATTATTGTCGGCATAAAACAAAGCACGTTTTCCTTTTTTACCACGATATTTGTAAGCAAAATAATGCAATAAAGCTTGAGTGATTACCTGAACAGTCATAATTATCCCTATTGATATAAACATTAATTGATCATAGGTAGAACCGTGATCTGATGTCGCTTCTGGTAAATAAAACTTACTTAGATTCCAAAATGAATAAATCATCAAACCATAAAGAAACACCATAAATACAAGCATAATTTTGGCTTGTTTTTGGTTGTCTTTATCATTGGCAATAGCACCATCATCATCTGACGGTTTTGATAATTTGTATATTTTAGATATTTGCCAAAATGTAATGGCTAAAAGTGCTAATACGATTATGATTAAAAATGCTGTCATATATTTTTATCTTTCAATATTATAATTTAATAATGATATTGTTGGCTTTCTTTTAAAAATGGTGAATTTTTAGGAACTAAAGGAAGTTTACTAATTCCTTTAAAGGCGAACCAAATAAATAATCCTAAGAAAAAGAGTAAACTACCGATTTCTGGAATACCAATAGCCCAAGCATCTCCTACAGTACCAGGCATTATGAGTAGGAAGAAATTAAAATAGTGACCTACTAAAATCAAAATCCCTGTCAAAACAACTAACCAATTAATTCGTTTAAAATCTGAATTCATTAAAATAAGAACTGGACCTACAAAGTTAATAGCTACAATCCCGAAAAACATCAACTTATAATTTTCAATCCTCGATACAAAATACACTGCTTCCTCTGGCATATTAGCATACCAAATCAGCATAAATTGAGAAAACCATAAATAAGTCCAAAATATGCTAAATGCAAACATAAATTTAGCTAAATCGTGGATATGGCTGTCGTTAACTTGTTCTAACAAACCTTTTGATTTGAGATAAATACTCACTAAAGCAATAGTTGTAATAGCAGAAACAAACATACTTGCAAAGACAAACCATCCAAACAACGTGCTAAACCAGTGTGTATCAATACTCATTATCCAATCCCAAGATACTATGGCTTCAGTAATAATGAATATAGCTAAAAAGGCTATTGATAATTTGACATTTTTTTTGTATAAATTCAAGTTTAATTCATCATCTTGTTTGACAGAATTTTTGACTAATAAATGTCTAAAAAACGACCACGTAAATAAAATAATAGCTGAACGAATAAAGAAGAATGGAATATTCAAATATGCTGATTTTTCCTGTATAACTTCATCATGAGCTACAGTTTCAGGATCCATCCATATATATAAATGGTTGAGTTGCAAACTTGAGAGTATAAGAAATAAGAAAATCAAAATTCCACCAGGCAACATATAATTTGAAATTCCCTGCATAACTCTAAACAATAGTGGAGACCAACCAGCTTGAGACACATTTTGTATAGCGTAAAACACAAGAGCTCCAACTGCAATTAAAAAGAAAAACAACATTGGCACAAAAACGGCTGACCAAGGTCTGTTTTGCATTTGATGATAAGCATGCTCAAGATGTTCATCGCTATGAGCTTCTTCTGCACGATTTGAGCTTTGCCCTTCAACTTGATGTGTATTTGCTGTTTCAGCATGAGAATCGCCATGTTCAGCTTTGTGTTCTAATAATTCTTTAGCTTCAGCTTTTGAGCTTGGGGCTTGCCAAAAGCCATAAGCTATCCCTAAAACACCCACAACCATAAAAATGATTGCTGATAAGCGAAGTTTGTTGGACATTTTATACATGATAATCTATCTTATTTTGTTCTTTATTCAGTTATTGCGACTTCTTCTTCTACAGTATTTTCAACATCTTGTTTTGTTTCTTTCTCAGTTTCAAAAGCTCTTTCTGGTTTGCCCTCAAGCTCAGCTTTGAGTTTCATGACATAATGGTTAACCTGCCAAAGTTCCTTTTCACTCATTTGAGAGGCATAAGATCCCATCGTGTTTATACCATAATACATAACATGATATGTACTACCTTCAGTAATTGCTCTTCCTTGGTCATCATAAGCTGGCACACCGAGTATTTTTTCTTGTTGCACTAACCAACCTTGTCCATCTCCTTTTTGACCGTGACAAGTTGCACAATATATATTAAATAATTCTTGACCTTTTTTTAAGTTTTCCTCAGAATACACTAAAGGATTTTTAAGTTCTGCTTTTGCCAAATTATAGCCTTCTGGGTTATTTTTATAATTATAAGGCAACCAACCTCTAGGAATAGTTCCTTCAACAGGCAACATGGCTTCTTGTTCGTTAGGAAATATTGTCGCTTCTTGATATGTCTCATAGGCTAAAGACTGATACATGTCTGGAAAATACTGATAATTAGGATTGTTTTTATCAGCACATGAACTCAAGCTAAGCACAAGACAGAGTAAGATTAAAATTGAATATTTCATAGGTTAAGATTGTTTTAATGTAACTTCCTTAGCGCCTGTGGCTTGTAAAAACTCAGCTAGGCTCTGAACATTATTTTTTTCTCTACTAACTTCCATCAAAAAATGGTCATCGGTTGTTCTTGGGTCTGGATTTTCTGCTTTTTTAAATGGCCAAATTTTAGAACGCATATAAAATGTAATAACCATCAAGTGAGTCGCAAAAAACACTGTTAACTCAAACATAATAGGAATGAAAGCTGGCATATTTTGAAAGAATGTAAAACTTGGTTTACCACCAATATTTCTAGGCCAATCATCTATCATTATAAAATTCATCATCCAAACAGCAACGCCAAGACCGAGAACACCATACATAAATGAAGTAATAGCTATTCGTGTTGGTTTTAAACCTGCGACTTTATCAAGACCGTGAACTGGAAATGGTGTAAATACTTCCTCAATATGATGATGAGCAGAACGGGTTTCTTTAACGGCTTTCATCAAGTGGTCATCATCTTCGTATAATGCTTGTAATGTGTAATTTGCCATAATTAATTCTTGTTAAGTAAGTTAGCCTCACCTATCCAATATTTAGTTTTTGATTTCGGAAACTTTTGGATAAGTTCGTCTAATATTCTAAATTCTTTTTCAGTCATCTTTGTAACTTGCTTATAAGTATAAACCCCAATTTGATTGAGTTTTTCTTCTAAAGCAGGACCAACACCAGATAAGCGTTTCAGGTCATCTGCCATATCCTTAGATGCTTTTCCTATATTTAAAATTAAAGTCTCAACTAAATTAGCATTTTCTTTATTAACCTTTTCTCTTTTATTTTCCTGTTCTGCTATTAGTTTTTCAAAATCGGGAAGCGGTTGTTGCTTAGGCAATTCATAAAGTTGAACATCATCACCTTGAGCTTCACGCATTGCTTTATATCGATCTCCAGATAGTTTTAAAATACTTTTAACCTCTGCTTGAGCAATTACTGGAAAAGTTCTAGAATATAACAAAAATAACACAAAGAAAAAGCCTATAGTTCCAATAAAGATACCAACATCAACAAAAGTAGGCGAAAACATTGACCAAGTTGATGGTGTACGCCCTTTGCTTAAACAAAGTACAATAATATCAAACCGCTCAAACCACATTCCGATATTGATTACAATAGACACTAAGAATGTCCACATAATATTTCTTCTCATCTTTTTCCACCAAAGTGAAAGTGGCACAATAAGATTACATAGTATCAATGCCCAAAACGCCCACCAATAAGGTCCAGTTCTGCACCAAATGAAAGATAAGTATAATCCTCATAAGCACTTCCAGAATACCAAGCAATAAAAAATTCAGTAATATAAGCTGTACCAACAATTCCACCGGTTACGATGATGACTTTGTTCATCATTTCAATGTGGTCAACGGTAATATAATTCTCTAAATTTGAAACTTTACGCATTATAATCAACAAGGTTTGCACCATAGCAAAACCTGAGAAAATTGCACCGGCAACAAAATATGGTGGGAAAATTGTACTGTGCCAACCTGGAACAACCGAGGTAGCAAAGTCAAATGATACAATGGTGTGAACTGATAACACAAGTGGTGTAGCCAAACCTGCAAGGACTAAAGACACTTCTTCAAACCGTTGCCAATCTTTCATTCGTCCACTCCAGCCAAATGATAATATAGAATATATTTTTTTCTGAAATGGTAATTTTGCACGGTCTCTTATCATGGCAAAATCTGGCAACAAACCAGTGTACCAAAACACAAGTGATACCGATAGATAAGTTGAAATTGCAAATACATCCCATAAAAGCGGTGAGTTAAAATTCACCCACAACGACCCAAATTGATTAGGAATAGGCAACACCCAATAGGCTAACCAAGGACGACCCATATGAATAATCGGAAACAAACCTGCTTGAACAACAGCAAAAATGGTCATCGCCTCAGCAGAACGGTTTACCGCCATACGCCAGCGTTGTCTAAATAAGAGTAATACTGCCGATATCAAGGTAGCGGCGTGACCGATACCAACCCACCAAACAAAGTTGGTGATATCCCAAGCCCACTCAATAGTATTGTTGAGACCCCAAACACCAATTCCAGTGGAAACAGTATAAATGATACAACCTAATCCCCATAAAAATGCAATCAGAGCAATGGAAAAAACAATCCACCATAATTTGTTGGCTCTGCCTTCAATAGGTCTCGCAATATCAACCGTAACATCGTGATAAGACTTATCTCCGGTTACAAGCGGTTTTCTAATGGGTGCTTCGTAATGAGACATAATATATTTTCTAATTAATTAGTTTAAACTTCTTTTC
This genomic window from Flavobacterium sp. CS20 contains:
- a CDS encoding quinol:cytochrome C oxidoreductase, which produces MYKMSNKLRLSAIIFMVVGVLGIAYGFWQAPSSKAEAKELLEHKAEHGDSHAETANTHQVEGQSSNRAEEAHSDEHLEHAYHQMQNRPWSAVFVPMLFFFLIAVGALVFYAIQNVSQAGWSPLLFRVMQGISNYMLPGGILIFLFLILSSLQLNHLYIWMDPETVAHDEVIQEKSAYLNIPFFFIRSAIILFTWSFFRHLLVKNSVKQDDELNLNLYKKNVKLSIAFLAIFIITEAIVSWDWIMSIDTHWFSTLFGWFVFASMFVSAITTIALVSIYLKSKGLLEQVNDSHIHDLAKFMFAFSIFWTYLWFSQFMLIWYANMPEEAVYFVSRIENYKLMFFGIVAINFVGPVLILMNSDFKRINWLVVLTGILILVGHYFNFFLLIMPGTVGDAWAIGIPEIGSLLFFLGLFIWFAFKGISKLPLVPKNSPFLKESQQYHY
- a CDS encoding cytochrome c — protein: MKYSILILLCLVLSLSSCADKNNPNYQYFPDMYQSLAYETYQEATIFPNEQEAMLPVEGTIPRGWLPYNYKNNPEGYNLAKAELKNPLVYSEENLKKGQELFNIYCATCHGQKGDGQGWLVQQEKILGVPAYDDQGRAITEGSTYHVMYYGINTMGSYASQMSEKELWQVNHYVMKLKAELEGKPERAFETEKETKQDVENTVEEEVAITE
- a CDS encoding DUF3341 domain-containing protein, with product MANYTLQALYEDDDHLMKAVKETRSAHHHIEEVFTPFPVHGLDKVAGLKPTRIAITSFMYGVLGLGVAVWMMNFIMIDDWPRNIGGKPSFTFFQNMPAFIPIMFELTVFFATHLMVITFYMRSKIWPFKKAENPDPRTTDDHFLMEVSREKNNVQSLAEFLQATGAKEVTLKQS